In Corynebacterium nuruki S6-4, the following proteins share a genomic window:
- a CDS encoding glucose-6-phosphate dehydrogenase assembly protein OpcA, whose protein sequence is MTDTTVTDTLDGSSDLDLGRTTTGELTRRLRALREERGEVATGRVLTLIVSVRSEEDLDAVVAATNEASREHPARVIIVIHDRSTDRVSMDARIRLGGEAGASEVILLRLHGELADHADNVVMPLLLPDTPVVVWWPFTSPRNPAGDALGALATRRITDSFADAAAGKGSKAIFRRRIGFSRGDSDLVWSRITQWRGLLASALDQRPGDPVEAAEITGPAEDPAVDIAAGWLADRLDITVTRQSSGAPAVPLDAEGRPTPPIQRAVLHCAGGDLVMEVADHRTVRVDAGDGTSNIVTLHRRTVGECLAEELRHLEPDTAFGDALHGLPRVHIPRDRVDPAAFSEQASPR, encoded by the coding sequence GTGACCGACACAACCGTGACCGACACACTCGACGGAAGCTCGGATCTCGACCTGGGCCGGACGACGACCGGGGAACTGACCCGCCGGCTGCGCGCACTGCGCGAGGAACGCGGGGAGGTCGCCACCGGCCGCGTGCTCACCCTCATCGTCTCGGTACGTTCCGAGGAGGACCTGGACGCCGTCGTGGCGGCCACCAACGAGGCGTCCCGGGAGCACCCGGCCCGCGTCATCATCGTCATCCACGACCGGTCGACCGACCGGGTGAGCATGGACGCCCGCATCCGGCTCGGCGGTGAGGCCGGCGCCTCGGAGGTCATCCTCCTGCGGCTGCACGGCGAGCTCGCCGACCATGCCGACAACGTCGTCATGCCGCTGCTGCTGCCGGACACCCCGGTGGTCGTGTGGTGGCCGTTCACCTCACCGCGGAACCCGGCGGGCGACGCGCTCGGTGCCCTGGCGACCCGCCGGATCACCGACAGCTTCGCCGACGCCGCCGCGGGCAAGGGGTCCAAGGCGATCTTCCGTCGCCGGATCGGCTTCTCCCGCGGCGACTCCGACCTGGTGTGGAGCCGGATCACCCAGTGGCGCGGCCTGCTGGCCAGCGCCCTGGACCAGCGTCCCGGCGACCCGGTGGAGGCCGCGGAGATCACCGGCCCGGCCGAGGACCCGGCGGTGGACATCGCCGCCGGCTGGCTCGCCGACCGGCTCGACATCACGGTGACCCGGCAGAGTTCCGGGGCTCCGGCGGTGCCGCTCGACGCGGAGGGGCGTCCGACGCCGCCGATCCAGCGGGCGGTCCTGCACTGCGCCGGGGGTGACCTCGTCATGGAGGTCGCCGACCACCGCACCGTCCGGGTCGACGCGGGTGACGGCACGAGCAACATCGTCACCCTGCACCGCCGCACCGTCGGCGAATGCCTCGCCGAGGAACTGCGCCACCTGGAGCCGGACACGGCCTTCGGCGACGCCCTCCACGGCCTGCCGCGGGTCCACATCCCCCGCGACCGGGTCGATCCCGCCGCCTTCAGCGAGCAGGCGAGTCCCCGGTGA
- the pgl gene encoding 6-phosphogluconolactonase, whose translation MNAATLRTWADQDDLARGVARDIVDLLVTVQGTDGEGTGVGGADGPDGYARIVLTGGGAGIAVLHELARLDHAARVTADSYPIAAVNWRRVHVFFGDERYVPRDDPERNEGQADAALLDHVGIPPENVHRYPAPATGEDPAGPGLDAAAQAYAATLAEFAPAGFDLHLLGMGPEGHVNSLFPHAPALDATAPVVAVRGCPKPPPSRVSLTLGALGRARQVWLLVCGAAKREAAGHALRGDDPAQWPAAAARGSVGTVLHVDAAADPAQRSS comes from the coding sequence GTGAACGCCGCGACACTGCGGACCTGGGCCGACCAGGACGACCTCGCCCGTGGCGTGGCCCGCGACATCGTCGACCTCCTCGTCACGGTCCAGGGCACCGACGGGGAAGGGACCGGGGTGGGCGGTGCCGACGGCCCCGACGGCTACGCCCGTATCGTCCTGACCGGCGGCGGGGCGGGCATCGCCGTCCTCCACGAACTGGCGCGGCTGGACCACGCCGCCCGGGTGACCGCGGACAGCTACCCCATCGCCGCGGTGAACTGGCGTCGGGTCCACGTCTTCTTCGGCGACGAGCGCTACGTCCCGCGGGACGACCCCGAGCGCAACGAGGGCCAGGCGGACGCCGCCCTGCTCGACCATGTCGGCATCCCCCCGGAGAACGTGCACCGCTACCCCGCCCCGGCCACCGGTGAGGATCCGGCCGGCCCGGGCCTCGACGCCGCGGCGCAGGCCTATGCCGCGACCCTCGCCGAGTTCGCCCCGGCGGGCTTCGACCTGCATCTGCTGGGGATGGGCCCGGAGGGGCACGTCAATTCACTGTTCCCCCACGCCCCCGCGCTGGACGCCACGGCCCCGGTCGTGGCGGTACGGGGCTGCCCCAAGCCCCCGCCGTCCCGGGTCTCCCTCACCCTCGGTGCACTCGGCCGCGCCCGGCAGGTGTGGCTGCTGGTGTGCGGTGCGGCGAAGCGGGAGGCCGCCGGCCATGCCCTGCGCGGTGATGATCCGGCGCAGTGGCCGGCCGCCGCCGCCCGCGGCTCGGTCGGCACGGTGCTCCACGTGGACGCCGCCGCCGACCCGGCCCAGAGGTCGTCCTAG
- the secG gene encoding preprotein translocase subunit SecG, with protein sequence MILTLQIVLVVTSLIMGLSVLLHKGKGGGLSSLFGGGMQSNLSGSTVVEKNLDRLTIISAVIWVAAVIGLNLVLQYDL encoded by the coding sequence ATGATTCTCACCCTCCAGATCGTCCTGGTGGTCACCAGCCTGATCATGGGACTGTCCGTCCTGCTGCACAAGGGCAAGGGCGGTGGACTGTCCAGCCTGTTCGGCGGCGGTATGCAGTCGAACCTCTCGGGGTCCACCGTGGTGGAGAAGAACCTCGACCGGCTGACGATCATCAGCGCGGTCATCTGGGTGGCGGCCGTGATCGGCCTCAACCTGGTCCTGCAGTACGACCTCTAG
- the ppc gene encoding phosphoenolpyruvate carboxylase, which translates to MADHRTTLTVPGTAVPAVPPDEDTPDVIPGVRQDIRYLGAILGDVIREQEGTEVFDLVEAARRASFAIREGEGDVAGLADRLRDLPPTTALPVIRAFCHFGLLANLAEDLHEERVRDHRADAGDPPPDASLDATWQVLSDRGVTADRVAGVMAHAYVAPVLTAHPTETRRRTVFDVQSDITALLRRRGDLLRAGRTARSDARLTAVDTDIRRRVTILWQTALIRSVRPRIEDEINVGLRYYSISLLQEIPLLNRRVTGRLRELYGPGIPDTPVVRPGSWIGGDHDGNPYVTGDTVRFATGRAAQTVFDWYLDELTALEHELSLSTKFTAVSDGLLLLAERGRNDVPSRSDEPYRRAVHGIRGRLAATAVDTLGEAAVGAGAARLLTEGHVRYRTADQLLADLETVDRSLRGHHDDIIADHRLATLISGVRSFGFHLHALDLRQNSESFETVLTELFARAGVTDDYAALPETAKVELLTRELHSPRPLVDPQAEWSEETGRELDIFRAAAEAARRFGPEVVPHCIISMASTVSDILEPAILLKEVGLLRVADGVLSGAVDIIPLFETIDDLAGGAAVMTDLWGHAFYRDYVTDHRAGIQEVMLGYSDSNKDGGYFAANWALYDAELALVAAAADAGLGLRLFHGRGGTVGRGGGPSHEAILAQPEGAVQGSVRITEQGEIISAKYGMPAGARRNLEALVSATLEASLTPVDRIDDPERAYRVMGEIAAVSRRRYAALMHEDAGFICYFTSSTPLAEIGNLNIGSRPSSRKPTAGIADLRAIPWVLSWSQSRIMLPGWFGVGSAVRDWTGAGEGRMAYLQDLYRRWPFFRSVLSNMAQVMAKADLNIAELYAGLVPDRADAERIFGTIAAEFHLTLDMYLQITGRSSLLDDNPGLAVSMRDRIPYLIPLNVLQLELLRRYRAGDESADVLDGIRLTMNGLATGLRNSG; encoded by the coding sequence ATGGCAGACCACCGCACCACCCTGACCGTCCCCGGTACCGCCGTCCCTGCGGTGCCACCGGACGAGGACACCCCGGACGTCATCCCCGGCGTCCGGCAGGACATCCGCTACCTCGGCGCGATCCTCGGCGACGTCATCCGCGAACAGGAGGGCACCGAGGTCTTCGACCTCGTCGAGGCGGCCCGCCGGGCGTCCTTCGCCATCCGGGAGGGCGAGGGCGACGTCGCCGGTCTCGCCGACCGGCTGCGCGACCTCCCGCCGACGACCGCACTGCCGGTGATCCGGGCATTCTGCCACTTCGGCCTGCTCGCCAACCTCGCCGAGGACCTCCACGAGGAGCGGGTCCGCGACCACCGGGCGGACGCCGGGGATCCGCCGCCCGACGCCTCCCTGGACGCCACCTGGCAGGTGCTGTCCGACCGTGGGGTCACCGCGGACCGGGTCGCCGGGGTGATGGCCCACGCCTACGTCGCCCCGGTCCTCACCGCCCACCCCACCGAGACCCGCCGGCGCACCGTCTTCGACGTCCAGTCCGACATCACCGCACTGCTGCGCCGCCGCGGTGACCTGCTGCGCGCGGGCCGCACCGCCCGCAGCGACGCCCGGCTCACCGCCGTGGACACCGACATCCGCCGCCGGGTGACGATCCTCTGGCAGACCGCGCTGATCCGCTCCGTCCGGCCCCGTATCGAGGACGAGATCAACGTCGGCCTGCGCTACTACAGCATCAGCCTGCTGCAGGAGATCCCGCTGCTCAACCGCAGGGTCACCGGCAGGCTGCGGGAACTCTACGGCCCCGGCATCCCCGACACGCCCGTCGTCCGGCCCGGCTCCTGGATCGGCGGCGACCACGACGGCAACCCCTACGTCACCGGGGACACCGTCCGGTTCGCCACCGGACGCGCCGCCCAGACCGTCTTCGACTGGTACCTCGACGAACTCACCGCCCTCGAGCACGAGCTCAGTCTCTCGACGAAGTTCACCGCCGTCAGCGACGGGCTGCTGCTGCTCGCCGAACGGGGCCGCAACGACGTCCCCTCCCGGTCCGACGAACCCTACCGCCGGGCCGTCCACGGCATCCGCGGCCGCCTCGCCGCCACGGCGGTGGACACCCTCGGTGAGGCCGCCGTCGGCGCGGGGGCCGCCCGGCTGCTCACCGAGGGACACGTCCGCTACCGCACCGCCGACCAGCTCCTCGCCGACCTGGAGACCGTCGACCGCTCACTGCGGGGGCACCACGACGACATCATCGCCGACCACCGGCTCGCCACCCTCATCTCCGGGGTCCGCAGCTTCGGCTTCCACCTCCACGCCCTCGACCTGCGGCAGAATTCCGAGAGTTTCGAAACGGTGCTCACCGAACTCTTCGCCCGGGCCGGGGTCACCGACGACTACGCGGCCCTGCCGGAGACGGCGAAGGTCGAGCTGCTGACCCGGGAACTGCACTCGCCGCGTCCCCTCGTCGACCCGCAGGCCGAGTGGTCGGAGGAGACCGGCCGGGAACTCGACATCTTCCGCGCCGCCGCCGAGGCGGCCCGCCGGTTCGGGCCGGAGGTGGTGCCACACTGCATCATCTCCATGGCCTCGACCGTCTCCGACATCCTCGAACCCGCGATCCTGCTGAAGGAGGTCGGGCTGCTGCGGGTTGCCGACGGCGTCCTGTCCGGCGCGGTGGACATCATCCCGCTGTTCGAGACGATCGACGACCTCGCCGGCGGTGCGGCCGTGATGACCGACCTGTGGGGCCACGCCTTCTACCGGGACTACGTCACCGACCACCGGGCCGGCATCCAGGAGGTGATGCTCGGCTACTCCGACTCGAACAAGGACGGCGGGTACTTCGCGGCCAACTGGGCGCTCTACGACGCCGAACTCGCCCTCGTGGCCGCCGCCGCGGACGCCGGGCTCGGCCTGCGCCTGTTCCACGGCCGGGGTGGCACGGTCGGCCGGGGCGGCGGTCCCAGCCATGAGGCGATCCTCGCGCAGCCGGAGGGCGCGGTGCAGGGCAGTGTCCGGATCACCGAGCAGGGCGAGATCATCTCGGCGAAGTACGGCATGCCCGCCGGCGCCCGCCGCAACCTCGAGGCGCTCGTCTCCGCGACGCTGGAGGCCAGTCTCACCCCCGTCGACCGGATCGACGACCCGGAGCGGGCCTACCGGGTGATGGGGGAGATCGCCGCGGTGTCCCGCCGCCGGTACGCGGCACTCATGCACGAGGACGCCGGGTTCATCTGCTACTTCACCTCATCGACCCCGCTGGCGGAGATCGGCAACCTCAACATCGGTTCCCGGCCCAGCTCCCGGAAACCGACCGCCGGCATCGCCGACCTGCGGGCCATCCCGTGGGTGCTGTCCTGGTCCCAGTCGCGGATCATGCTGCCCGGCTGGTTCGGGGTCGGGTCGGCCGTGCGGGACTGGACCGGGGCCGGGGAGGGGCGGATGGCCTACCTGCAGGACCTGTACCGGCGGTGGCCGTTCTTCCGCTCGGTGCTGTCGAACATGGCGCAGGTCATGGCGAAGGCCGACCTGAACATCGCCGAGCTCTACGCCGGTCTCGTCCCCGACCGGGCCGACGCGGAGCGCATCTTCGGCACCATCGCCGCGGAGTTCCACCTCACGCTCGACATGTACCTGCAGATCACGGGCCGGTCGTCGCTGCTCGACGACAATCCCGGGCTGGCGGTCTCGATGCGCGACCGGATCCCGTACCTCATCCCGCTGAATGTGCTGCAGCTCGAACTGCTGCGCCGGTACCGGGCCGGGGACGAGTCGGCGGACGTCCTCGACGGCATCCGGTTGACGATGAACGGACTCGCGACCGGGCTACGGAACTCGGGCTAG
- the tpiA gene encoding triose-phosphate isomerase produces MAQTTRTPLIAGNWKMNLNHLEALQVVQKFDFALPRDYYDHVDVAVIPPFTDIRSVQTLVDGDKLLLTYGAQDVSAHESGAYTGEVSAAMLAKLGCTWVVVGHSERRQYHAEDDATVAAKAVAALGHGLRPIVCVGEPLEIREAGDHVSYVVDQTRASLAGIPADKLADVVIAYEPVWAIGTGKVASAADAQEVCHAVRGVVAELAGEETAATLRILYGGSVKTDSVGELVSQPDVDGGLVGGASLDGEDFARLCAAAAKAVS; encoded by the coding sequence ATGGCACAGACCACGCGCACCCCGCTCATCGCGGGCAACTGGAAGATGAACCTCAACCACCTGGAGGCACTCCAGGTCGTGCAGAAGTTCGACTTCGCCCTGCCCCGCGACTACTACGACCACGTCGACGTGGCCGTCATCCCGCCATTCACCGACATCCGGAGCGTCCAGACCCTCGTCGACGGCGACAAGCTCCTGCTCACCTACGGGGCGCAGGACGTCTCCGCCCACGAGTCCGGCGCCTACACCGGCGAGGTCTCCGCCGCGATGCTCGCGAAGCTCGGCTGCACCTGGGTCGTCGTCGGACACTCCGAACGCCGCCAGTACCACGCCGAGGATGACGCGACCGTCGCCGCCAAGGCCGTCGCTGCCCTGGGCCACGGGCTGCGGCCCATCGTCTGCGTCGGGGAACCGCTCGAGATCCGCGAGGCCGGCGACCACGTCAGCTACGTCGTGGACCAGACCCGGGCCTCGCTCGCCGGGATCCCGGCGGACAAGCTCGCCGACGTCGTCATCGCCTACGAACCGGTCTGGGCGATCGGCACCGGCAAGGTGGCCTCCGCCGCCGACGCCCAGGAGGTGTGCCACGCCGTCCGCGGTGTGGTCGCCGAGCTCGCCGGTGAGGAGACCGCCGCCACGCTGCGGATCCTCTACGGCGGCTCGGTGAAGACCGACTCGGTGGGCGAGCTCGTCAGCCAGCCCGACGTCGACGGCGGCCTGGTCGGCGGGGCGAGCCTCGACGGCGAGGACTTCGCCCGGCTCTGCGCCGCCGCTGCGAAGGCGGTCAGCTAG
- a CDS encoding phosphoglycerate kinase has product MTVKTIDDLLSDGVEGRHILVRADLNVPLDNGEITDPGRIDASVPTLRRLLDAGARVIVAAHLGRPKGEANPEFSLGPVAEALSERLDQWVPLAADVTGEDAHERANGLNDGDILLLENVRFDPRETSKDDAERAAFAAELAALTADDGAFVSDGFGVVHRRQASVYDVATLLPHYAGGLVEAELAVLRRVSEHPEHPYAVVLGGSKVSDKLGVIEALAPKVDNLVIGGGMCFTFLAAKGLSVGTSLLQEDMVDTCRDLLERFGDVIVLPTDVVVAPAFAADSPATTVTVDAVPDDQMGLDIGPASVEAFGTVLRGAKTVFWNGPMGVFEFPAFADGTRGVAQAIIDATASGAFSVVGGGDSAAAVRTLGLDEDGFSHISTGGGASLEFLEGKELPGIAVLEK; this is encoded by the coding sequence ATGACCGTCAAGACCATCGATGACCTGCTCAGCGACGGAGTTGAAGGCCGCCACATCCTCGTGCGCGCCGACCTCAACGTCCCGCTGGACAACGGTGAGATCACCGACCCCGGCCGGATCGACGCCTCCGTCCCGACCCTGCGCCGCCTGCTGGACGCCGGCGCCCGCGTCATCGTCGCCGCCCACCTCGGCCGCCCGAAGGGGGAGGCGAACCCCGAGTTCTCCCTCGGCCCGGTCGCCGAGGCACTCTCCGAGCGTCTCGACCAGTGGGTGCCGCTCGCCGCCGACGTCACCGGCGAGGACGCCCACGAGCGGGCCAACGGCCTCAACGACGGGGACATCCTCCTGCTGGAGAACGTCCGCTTCGACCCGCGGGAGACCTCGAAGGACGATGCCGAGCGTGCCGCCTTCGCCGCGGAACTCGCCGCGCTGACCGCCGATGACGGTGCGTTCGTCTCCGACGGTTTCGGCGTGGTCCACCGCCGGCAGGCCTCCGTCTACGATGTCGCTACCCTGCTGCCGCACTACGCCGGCGGCCTCGTCGAGGCCGAGCTGGCGGTGCTGCGCCGCGTCTCCGAGCACCCGGAGCACCCCTACGCCGTCGTGCTGGGCGGCTCGAAGGTCTCCGACAAGCTCGGGGTCATCGAGGCCCTCGCCCCGAAGGTCGACAACCTCGTCATCGGCGGCGGCATGTGCTTCACCTTCCTCGCCGCGAAGGGCCTGTCCGTGGGCACCTCCCTGCTGCAGGAGGACATGGTCGATACCTGCCGTGACCTGCTCGAGCGTTTCGGTGACGTCATCGTGCTGCCCACCGACGTCGTCGTCGCGCCGGCCTTCGCCGCCGACAGCCCTGCCACCACCGTCACGGTGGACGCCGTGCCCGACGACCAGATGGGCCTGGACATCGGCCCGGCGTCGGTCGAGGCCTTCGGCACCGTGCTGCGCGGTGCGAAGACCGTGTTCTGGAACGGTCCGATGGGCGTGTTCGAGTTCCCCGCCTTCGCCGACGGGACCCGCGGGGTCGCCCAGGCGATCATCGACGCCACGGCGTCCGGCGCCTTCTCCGTCGTCGGCGGCGGTGACTCGGCCGCGGCCGTGCGCACCCTCGGCCTCGACGAGGACGGCTTCAGCCACATCTCCACCGGCGGCGGTGCCTCCCTCGAGTTCCTCGAGGGCAAGGAACTGCCCGGCATCGCCGTCCTCGAGAAGTAG
- the gap gene encoding type I glyceraldehyde-3-phosphate dehydrogenase: MTVRVGINGFGRIGRNFFRALQDSDADLEVVAFNDLTDNKTLANLLKYDSIMGRLGKEVTYDDESITVDGRRVVVTAERDPKNLNWGELGVDIVIESTGFFTDANAAKAHIDAGAKKVIISAPAKNEDGTFVVGVNHTDYDPATQHIISNASCTTNCLAPLAKVLDEEFGIVRGLMTTVHAYTGDQRLHDAPHKDLRRARAAALNIVPTSTGAAKAVSLVLPQLKGKLDGYALRVPVPTGSVTDLTFESAKPVTVESVNAALKKASEGELAGVLAYSDDEPLVSTDIVGDPHSSIFDSGLTKVIDNQVKVVSWYDNEWGYSSRLVDLTAYVAERL; encoded by the coding sequence GTGACGGTTCGCGTCGGTATCAACGGATTCGGCCGCATCGGCCGCAACTTCTTCCGCGCACTGCAGGACAGTGACGCTGACCTCGAGGTCGTCGCCTTCAACGACCTCACCGACAACAAGACCCTGGCCAACCTGCTGAAGTACGACTCGATCATGGGACGTCTCGGCAAGGAGGTCACCTACGACGACGAGTCGATCACCGTCGACGGCCGGCGCGTCGTCGTCACCGCCGAGCGGGACCCGAAGAACCTCAACTGGGGGGAGCTGGGGGTGGACATCGTCATCGAGTCCACCGGCTTCTTCACCGACGCGAACGCGGCGAAGGCCCACATCGACGCCGGCGCGAAGAAGGTCATCATCTCCGCCCCGGCGAAGAACGAGGACGGCACCTTCGTCGTCGGCGTCAACCACACCGACTACGACCCCGCCACCCAGCACATCATCTCGAACGCCTCCTGCACCACCAACTGCCTCGCGCCGCTGGCGAAGGTGCTCGACGAGGAATTCGGCATCGTCCGCGGCCTCATGACCACCGTCCACGCCTACACCGGCGACCAGCGGCTGCACGATGCGCCGCACAAGGACCTGCGCCGCGCCCGGGCCGCCGCCCTCAACATCGTGCCGACCTCCACCGGTGCGGCCAAGGCCGTCTCCCTCGTGCTCCCGCAGCTCAAGGGGAAGCTCGACGGCTACGCCCTGCGCGTGCCGGTCCCCACCGGGTCGGTCACCGACCTGACCTTCGAGTCCGCGAAGCCGGTCACCGTCGAGTCGGTCAACGCGGCGCTGAAGAAGGCGTCCGAGGGCGAGCTGGCCGGTGTGCTGGCCTACTCCGACGATGAGCCGCTGGTCTCCACCGACATCGTCGGCGACCCGCACTCCTCGATCTTCGACTCGGGTCTGACCAAGGTCATCGACAACCAGGTCAAGGTCGTCTCCTGGTACGACAACGAATGGGGCTACTCCAGCCGGCTCGTGGACCTCACCGCGTACGTCGCCGAGCGCCTCTGA
- the whiA gene encoding DNA-binding protein WhiA, with protein MSLTSDVKEELAVVVVTRPDVMTAEVAGLLRYTAALHLVHGEVVVEAQIDTRSTALRLAEAVDELFDLHVTVQEFGGSPTNPARYQLRWSRGGTELARRTGLIDRAGRPVRGLPPFIIGGTADQCVAALRGAFLACGSLTDPGRSSALEITTPGNEAALALVGAARRAGITAKTRDSRGAVKVVVRDGDEVNELLALMGATRSRLVWEEHRRRREVRASTNRLANFDDANLRRSARAAVVAAARAERALALLGDDVPDHLAQAGTLRVRHREASLEELGRLADPPMTKDAVAGRIRRLLTMADRRAAELGVPDTSAACVDDGDDGDGAGGETTPGSDP; from the coding sequence GTGTCGCTGACGTCTGATGTGAAGGAGGAGCTCGCCGTCGTCGTCGTCACGCGACCCGACGTGATGACCGCGGAAGTGGCGGGACTGCTGCGCTACACCGCGGCACTGCATCTCGTGCACGGCGAGGTGGTGGTCGAGGCACAGATCGACACCAGGTCGACGGCACTCCGGCTCGCCGAGGCGGTGGACGAACTGTTCGACCTCCACGTCACGGTGCAGGAGTTCGGCGGGTCACCGACGAATCCCGCCCGCTACCAGCTGCGCTGGAGCCGGGGCGGCACCGAACTCGCCCGGCGCACCGGGCTCATCGACAGGGCGGGGCGTCCGGTGCGGGGACTGCCGCCGTTCATCATCGGCGGCACCGCCGACCAGTGTGTTGCCGCGCTGCGGGGTGCGTTCCTGGCCTGCGGGTCCCTCACCGATCCGGGGCGGTCCTCCGCGCTCGAGATCACCACACCGGGCAATGAGGCGGCGCTGGCGCTCGTCGGTGCCGCCCGGCGGGCGGGGATCACCGCGAAGACCCGGGACAGCCGCGGGGCGGTGAAGGTGGTGGTGCGCGACGGTGACGAGGTCAACGAACTCCTGGCGCTGATGGGCGCCACCCGCAGCCGGCTGGTGTGGGAGGAGCACCGGCGCCGTCGGGAGGTCCGGGCCTCCACCAACCGGCTGGCGAACTTCGACGACGCGAACCTGCGCCGCTCCGCCCGGGCGGCGGTGGTGGCCGCGGCGCGGGCCGAGCGGGCGCTGGCGCTGCTCGGCGACGATGTCCCGGACCACCTCGCCCAGGCCGGGACGCTGCGGGTGCGGCACCGGGAGGCCTCCCTCGAGGAGCTCGGCCGGCTGGCCGACCCGCCGATGACCAAGGACGCCGTCGCCGGCCGCATCCGCCGGCTGCTGACCATGGCGGACCGTCGGGCCGCGGAGCTCGGCGTCCCGGACACCTCGGCCGCCTGCGTCGACGACGGTGACGACGGAGACGGGGCGGGTGGGGAAACCACCCCCGGCAGCGACCCCTGA
- a CDS encoding gluconeogenesis factor YvcK family protein, which yields MTASDLPAADPGLPNEPIPEPAPATGTITSLGGGHGLFATLRAARAAAVRVNAVVTVADDGGSSGRMRRELGTLPPGDLRMALAALVADNPRGRLWEETLQYRFGGHGALAGHAVGNLILAGLSEVTGSSIAALDELCTLMGVSGRVLPMSPEPLDLEAEVLGLGEDPREVNAVRGQVAVASTPGQVRRVRLIPTDPAPTPEAVLAIEQADIVTLGPGSWFSSVIPHLLVPGIVDALNRTDALRVVIMNLVAESSETSGFSMERHIHMLQQHNPALRVDVVVVDSATVPAGKERRHLERAAKGLGARVIYRDVREDDDRGRWSDRHSPSKMAVVLRELARERTQERSTGVADV from the coding sequence GTGACGGCGTCCGACCTGCCCGCCGCGGATCCCGGGCTGCCGAACGAACCGATCCCGGAACCGGCACCTGCCACCGGCACGATCACCTCACTCGGCGGCGGCCACGGACTGTTCGCCACGCTGCGGGCCGCCCGCGCGGCCGCGGTGCGGGTGAACGCCGTGGTCACCGTCGCCGACGACGGCGGTTCCTCCGGCCGGATGCGCCGTGAGCTCGGCACCCTGCCGCCCGGGGACCTGCGCATGGCGCTGGCGGCCCTGGTGGCCGACAATCCGCGGGGCCGGCTGTGGGAGGAGACGCTGCAGTACCGCTTCGGCGGGCACGGCGCCCTGGCCGGGCACGCGGTCGGCAACCTCATCCTCGCCGGCCTCTCCGAGGTCACCGGGTCGAGCATCGCCGCGCTCGACGAACTCTGCACCCTCATGGGCGTCTCCGGCCGGGTGCTGCCCATGTCGCCCGAGCCGTTGGACCTGGAGGCCGAGGTGCTCGGCCTCGGTGAGGACCCCCGGGAGGTCAATGCGGTCCGTGGCCAGGTCGCGGTCGCCTCGACCCCCGGACAGGTCCGGCGGGTCCGGCTGATCCCCACCGATCCGGCGCCGACCCCGGAGGCGGTCCTCGCGATCGAGCAGGCCGACATCGTCACCCTCGGCCCCGGCTCGTGGTTCTCCTCGGTGATCCCGCACCTGCTGGTGCCCGGCATCGTGGACGCCCTGAACCGGACGGACGCCCTGCGGGTCGTCATCATGAACCTCGTGGCCGAGTCCAGCGAGACCAGCGGCTTCTCGATGGAACGGCACATCCACATGCTGCAGCAGCACAACCCCGCGCTGCGGGTCGACGTCGTCGTCGTGGACAGCGCCACGGTCCCGGCCGGGAAGGAACGCCGCCACCTGGAGCGGGCGGCGAAGGGGCTGGGCGCCCGGGTGATCTACCGGGACGTGCGTGAGGACGACGACCGGGGCCGGTGGAGTGACCGTCATTCGCCGTCGAAGATGGCGGTGGTGCTGCGCGAACTCGCCCGGGAACGGACACAGGAAAGGAGCACAGGTGTCGCTGACGTCTGA